A segment of the Branchiostoma floridae strain S238N-H82 chromosome 10, Bfl_VNyyK, whole genome shotgun sequence genome:
TTAAAGTAAAATTTACACAACTATGAGTCAGCGTAAGTTGTATTGCTCAAACCAACAGATACGCAAATTACTCAATTGACATGTATATTTAATTATCTAATTTCTAAAACAGTCACAATCATGTTATTAACTATATCCTGCCTCTTGAGCTGTTGTCTTGATAAAAAAAGGGCTCTCTTTGATATCTTACTTATACTCCAGTTaacaaaaatgtttatttttttacattcttaAAAGagcacaaagtacaaagttcTTCTTTctactttctattttgtataaaGAAAAAAGTCGTCATTTGGTTGCTAAGTCTTTGATGGCTCATACATGAAAACATGTCTCAGAGTAAAAATGTTAAATACACAATACATTTCAATTGTCCTGCGCACTACAACAATATTAGTAACTTTTCTACGTCTCAAGATGTTTAAGGAAAGTCAGCATTTATAATCAACACGTTTGCAAAGAGAAACGTGAAGTAAATTACAAAAAAGGTTGTGGAATTTCCTCTGGGTAACAATAATCAGAATTGAGTAATATTAGTgtaaaccaaggagctccttggtgtAAACTTAGCCATGGCTCTGCCATTGAAGACTAGTCAAACGAGAAAGCACATCTAGTATTTCCAATGAAGTTCGTTTGTTCTAGGATCAAACTCCAGAATAATGCCACTTGATATATACCCCTTACAACCTAGAATAGGCATTGTAGGGACGTGCCTGCAACTACAACTGACACCAATAAACAATACCACGTCTGACATGGTATTGTTCATTGTTGCTAATTGCGGTTGCCCTCTGTCACAGCACGACCATGCAAAAGCGTCCTCTAGCGGCGGCTGCGTTGTTGTGGTTTCTTTCTCAGGCGTGCGAGCAGGCCGTCAATCTTCGACATTCGCGAGGAAAGATCCCGCAGGCGCGACATCACCTGATCGACAGAGGACTGAGGGGTGCCCTGGAACAGAACAGCAAACATATTTCTTAAGTGCCAGAAATAACATATATTCATGTACGTACTGCACGGACCTTCCATTTGCTTCAACCACTTCCTACCTAATGAAGACGCATTCCTCAGTATATTGCTGTCTTGTGCATTAAAGAGGAGCCACAAAAGTttaggaaaatgtaagtacacGTACAAGAAAACTAACGGGTGATAGAAGTCATGGCTATTAATGGCATGTGAACTAGCAGACATTGTGTCCTTGTGAAAGGCGCCTTACACTACTTTAATCAGCCCAGACGGTTGTAAATATGGGTACCTAACTTCGGTTCAGGAGGTAAAATTGTGGAAgtagcgagagagagagaggctaAACTACGGCATCAAAGGTATAAGGACCTTTGAATTATGAATTAGCTACACTGATGTCTGTTCCCTCTAATTCATTTACCTTGCTCTCTTCCGATTGACTGCCATCAGAGGCActgacttctgattggtcagattcAGGTTTCTCATCTTCACGCCCCAAGACCTGATCCAATAAGGTACTGATCTCATCGTGGATGCCACTGGTTGGAAAGAATGGCTGAGGTTCCTGAAACACATCAACAACactctaatttaaaaaaaaatgctggaaGTTATCCTGGGCATGGACCCGCCGAATTGTCAATAAATCTGCCATTCATGGAAACAAAACTAAATTAAGTTAAGGTCCGTTAGCCAAGTctatgataaaaaaagacaacggcacaaaatgtaataaaaaagtCTTAATCATAATTTGTGTATGCTTCGTGATATAccctcttattttctttttgttccgCAAGCTGCCAGGTCTGGCACCATTTTGGAAATGTTCCCCTATACAGTACAAGCTGGCATGTGAAGAATGGTTGGTTACTAGGCTACATGTTCATGTACTTCCCctataaaaacatttcaagttgtttGGGCAGCTCACCGTTTGGTACCTGGTACGTTTGTCCTGTCCGTTCAGACACAGTTCCCCCGGGAACACAGACTTCAGACTCCGCCCGTACAGGCGCTCCGGCGCGGCGCACCACGTGCCCTGGAACCCCCGCAACGGGGACAGGTCGATCTGCTTGGAGTCCATCCAGCGACGTAGGTCTCTGGCCCTGCGAGAATTACGTCGTACGTAGATGTGAGAAAACGCTACATCAAGAAAGTCatgtggcccaagggcaatTGAAAAGGAGATGGACGCGTTGCCCTATAATGTCCCCTATATATATGAGATGTTTGGTGCGAGATGGGCTCATCTATACTGACGCCTGTCCCCCGTacgtgtatatgtatatctctTACAGAAACGCCACGAACACAAACAACGCAATTCTTAGATTAGGCGCGAAAATTGCCTCTAAAACTGTTATAAAGCTAGTCGATAATTTCTGGATACCTGCTACAGTATGAATAAGGGTTCTAGCCAGTctctgtccttccgtcctttgacggaatctTGCAGTTGGGGACAAAAATTCTgtccattccgtcctctgtgacggacaaaaatcggcatgtaaagaCATCAATTGAACCAAGCTCAAAGGCAAAGATATGTCCACAGACCTACAGTCACAGATGAGCGGGTTGTAGTCCAGACTGAGAAGTTCCACGGGGTGGTAGAGGATATCCTTCTCCCGCCCGTAACTCGTGTTGAGATAACCCAACTCGTTATGGTCCAGGTACACTTCCGTCAGCTGCGGCATCACCGACAGGTCCGGCACCTTCCGGATCCTACACAATGTATCGTGGGTGGACAATAACATGGAGAGTTAGTTATACAAACATCCGTTCCTGCCTGTCTCCAGCTACACCATCTTCCATCTCGCATCCTGTCACTCAACATTACCGAAACAACCAATGACACAAagcaggacaaacaaacaaacacacagactgaaagcaaaaaatcaaattttcacacaaataaaaaataagaCTGGGAGaagaacaaagacaaaatgcGTTAAAGACCAGAAAGAGTACACATAAAACGACATCTACATTTAAAGTACAATCTGCAAGGCTTTTTCGGAGATATACATGACATTACATATCTTTGTTACGTACCTGTTGAAGCTATAGTCCAAGATCTCCAGGTTGCCGGCCATGGCCAGCAGCGCGTCCATGTGCACGCTCGGCAGGCGGTTGTGGCGCATGTCCAGCTTCTGTAGCTCCGCCAGCCCGACGAACGCAGACGACGCGATCTGCGAGATCTCGTTGTTGGCGAGATTTAGCTCGCGCAGGCGCGGATTGCTGATGAAGGCGCCGTCCAAGACGTCGGCGATGGAGTTTTTGCTGAAGAAGACGGAGGCAGAGGTAACAGAACTAGTAAGTAACGATATAGTTTTGATATATTCTACAGGAGAATCTGATTTGCTTTGCCATTATAACGTAAGTAAGAACAAGATAtcttgttcagcaccaaggacagaccaatatatggggcaaaaatgttcaaatccAGTTCTCCTGAAAGGGAGATCGCGGTGACAGCAGTTTTAATTTGATCTCTGCCACCTTTATGGCTATTCTATTTACATCCGTCCTTTCTAATTTAAGTACTAGTGCATTTCATTCTTTCTAGTTCAAACTATTACATTAGGTGAATggtaattcattttttttacagaaatcgGCTGTTGTTGGTTATTATACTTAATAAGCCCGCATTAAGGTTTTGATGATAAAACTTTCTTCGCGTTATCCACAATGAAATTGAGAGAAAATGTTAACGCACCTCAGATCGAGGTAGAGTAGCTGAGGAAGCCTCTCTAACTGCAGTACCGGAATGTCCCGCAGACAGGCGTTACTGAGACCTAACCGTACCAGCTTGACCAGGGGCTCAAAGGTTTCATCATCGATGGACTTGAAGCAGTTGTGGTCCATGACTAGGATCTCCAGGGAGCTCATACCTATGGAAATCAACAACATATTGTACAAAACATTGTAGCAATACTGTGTGTTGTGTAATTATAAGTGTTGCAAACTTTATTTGATATCTCTAGTAGCTTCCCCATTTACACTAGACTGTGATATTTGAGCGACCGAAAAGcgaccaaaattgaatttgtgtacCCTTGATGTAATGATCATAACACAATACaatatgtaaaatacaatatgtaaAAGCAATTTATAGACAACACAGAGCGTTTAAAGAAGGAGTAGTTTTTCTATGAAATACGTTGAGCCATCTGTGGCATTTTTGTCGCTTAAATACGGTCGCAGATTCTAGTAGAAGGGGGTATAAGACTATTGGAGACTGGAGAGGCAATAGTGGCAAGATATTGGTCACTGCATAACAAGGTTTGGAAATGCGCTGTGTTCTAcgatgtccaatttcttgccataTATATGGAGAGGGATATGTAATGTCCGATTACTAACATTATGTTGATTGGAACGTCTACGGCCCggtttacacgaggcaaaaaatgACCTGTAACAAAAATGTCCTACGACGTTCAACGAGCGTCGCGTGTCCTAGGACACATTTTTTGCCCGTGTAAAAACGAAAACTGCCCGTGTAAAAACGAGAGTCTGACAAGCGAAAAGCAAAAAAAGCGTCGTAGGACACGCTCCGTGCGTCGAACGTCGTAGGACATTTTTAGCacaagtcatttttttgcttCGTGTAAACCGGCCCTTATatgcaacaacaaacaaacaaagaaacgaaCCGACAAAGTTGACCGCTTTAAGTCGCTTGATGTACCCGCTGATCTGCAGGGTGGTGAGGTTCTGCGGCAGGCGGAGCGCCTTGGACGGCACGGCGGTCAGGGACGTGTTGGCCAGGTTCAGCGACGTCAGACCGGGCACCCAGGCGAACGCGAAGGCTGGCACCTCTGAGATCGGGTTGTTGGCCAGGAGGAGGTACTGTGGTGACGGTGAAGATAACAGTCAGTTTACATGCACAAGGTACGTTGctgaaggtcagacatccatgTATGTAATAAGATAAGATATTCAAAATAGTAGTTATTCAAGCAAATAGATATGGTTtcggaaatggtcagacgtttaaGGTAGCATCAACTATCTTTCGACATTAACACTGTGGAGatcttgttgaagagcaggttttaaaAAGAGATTGTCTTCAACAAGATCTCATTGCCACTGAAGAAAGACAGTGGGTGCTATCTGaaccgtctgaccgtttccaaaatcatatccagtacaAGGTACGTAGTTACTTATGAGTAGTGGTGTTCCAAAGGCAATGGTTACACCGATATGAATCTATATAGCTCATATATGAAGTATCAACTTCGATAGGCTGTTAAGAATTCTCCGTGGACTTGCTACAAGATCTACTTTGAGGGTCAAAAATCCACAGGACACTACGAAGTAGAAACgattgttgtttttgaaaatacaaatcaTACATAGGggttttatacttttttttaatctttaccgtcttttctttcctttgtctatagattCTTTCTGCTATGACCACTTACCTTCAGATTGGGTACGGCCCTCAAGGCGTCCGTGGGTACCTCTGTCAGCTGGTTCTTCTGTAACGACAAGGCCTCCAACTCAGGCACCCCCAGTAGCTGCTCTTCCCTCACCACGGCGATCTTGTTACCGTCCAGGTACAGGTTCCTCGTCCTAGTCGGTAGACCGGAAGGTACGGACGCCAGCTCCCACGGACCCTGGCGGTTACACGTGACGGACACGTACTGTGCGGCTGTGTCCGAGGCTCCGCAGAAGGAGAAGGGGCCCCGCAGGCAGCGGCACTGTGCCGGGCACGGCTCCTGCTCGGGGACAGGTGCGGCGGTGGCCGCCGCGTCACACGTCTGACGGTACGGTCGCCAGCCAGCCTCCGAGTGCGTAACAGAGATCAGCTTCCGGTCGGCCCACTATGAACAAGTCATTTATGACAAACTCACTCAAATCTATGATTTCACAGCGAATTCATGGTATGAATCGTATGGGACGTAAAAGAATAGTCGTTTAAACACTCTGAAACATATTCAGATGCCTTTGCAAGAGAAATATTCACGGACAATGATTTATTGTTGATACGATACCCGTAGGAACTTGTCGAGGTTGCAGTCGCAGGACAGCGGGTTGTCGGAGATGTCCAGCGCCTGGAACCTGGGCAGCCGTGTGAGCAGACGGCTGGACACCGACCTGATCTGGTTCCCGTCCAGCCCCAGGACCTTCACGGTGGGGACACCGTCCAGCTCCCCCGGCGCAACCCTCCGGATGCGGTTATGTCCTAAAGAGTGAGAGAAAATGTCATAGTATGCGTACCATCATTGTGGGGTTTTACAAGAGCTGTAACGTATGCCGTACGATTGTCATTTAGtcacaaaccaaggaggttgcagAAACTCAAGCTGGcatcttactgcacttggggcaccggtccggcactgcggggtttaagaattttctttcgttttgtgaattttgttgtcttctaagttctaagtcatacttgtgCGTATTACGCAATACATAAATTATAAGAACATCTCCGGAAATAACAcgacagtgccgcagtgaacgaaccctacagtgccgcaccggagccccaagtgcagtgagataccactttatTGTCATTCTTGAGAGAGTCGTGCATATGTCCTACAAACTTCAGTTGTCTTGTTGATTACGGAAAGGGCTGCCTAATATCCTGGCCGGCGGTTAGTTCTACAACAGCCTActtcaaaatattacattatgaaaatcatttttctgTAGCTACAAATTGGCCTTTAGACTTTGCGGCTAGATAAAGCTTGTCACAAGCTTCAGTCATAGTCGCGGTGTCAACTTAAATCATCAAAACTTTTCCTTACCTAGCTGCACGTTTTCCAGGTTCTTCATGGGTTTGAAGGCTTTAGTCGGCACGGCGGACAAAGAGTTTCCTTGCAGGCTGAGTTTCTGCAGGCTGCAGCCGTTGATGAAGGCGTCTGGTGAGACGTAAGTGATCTTGTTCATGCTCAAGTCAAGACTCTTCAGGTAGGTCTGAGCACCGAAGGCGAAGACGGAGATGCGCTTGAGGTTGTTTCCCGCCAGGTTTAGGCTCTGCAGCTGGTCCAGACGGACGAGAGCTTGTCTTGGAACCTGTAACAGGTGCGATGTCAACACTGCCCTACTTTTTGTTTTCACGACAAAGCCTCCACTTCTTATGTTTGAACCTTTCAACAATCAGAATTCTTTGGTTCTTTGGCGTTTCTTCGCACTTTTTGTCGTCTGTAGCCAGGAGGCCAGACTGTGTATAGCGTCTGCACAGGACAAATCCTAATGTAATTTTGTCTCAGGGCTGTGGAGAAAAATTTTATCAACATATACAAGTAAAACAGTTTTGAATTGATTTTTAGACATACCTGGTACAAACAGGCGTTAGAGAGATCCAGGTACTTCATTCTGCGGAGCGAGCAGATGGACTCTCTGTCTATCCTCTCAATACAGTTGGAGCTCAGGTTCAAGGTTTCTGAAACAGACAAACCAGTCGTCATCAAGCAGCTTTTTCCTAGAGAATAACAACGGGTCTATTGATGTTACATCTGTTAATGTAAATTTGCAGAACTAAAGTAGGCAGTGAGGTGGCCATTTGGTTGAAAACAACTCTTAAACCGATTTTTCATTCGAagagagacaacaaaacataaccttcgtGGAGAATGATCGAGTCAAAGACAGACCTCTTAAGTCAATTCTTCGTAGATGCATGTTATTGTTAGAACATTAAACTAATAATTACAACAATGAGCCTTTATTTTCAACTTGTTATCATGAACTTTCAGCTTTAAGGTTGCAAAGAAAGTGGACACTCATAGGATATTTGTTAACCACAGAGTAGATTAAACCCACCTAAGAAGGGTACGTCGGCAAAAGAATGTTGTACGAGGTTGTGGATGTTGTTGTCTGAAAGGTCCAGGTGACGTAAGTTCCGGACCTGCCGTAATGCCACTGATGGAACTTCCGTCAGCCGGTTTCCGGAGAGGCCCAGAGTCCGGAGTCCGCCAAGCCCCTTAAATCCGTTTTCAGCAACCTGCAAGAATAACATGAAAATATAAATAATGAAAGATTGTACATACCGAACAGTATTGGACTCACGTGAGAAAGGTAAGggtttttatgtttgtctgtgtgtttggggttgctctgaaactgcaggggcgtttttgtcaaaatcttttgaGGAGAataactgaacaagggaacgacaaTTTTGATTTCGTGACCTTACcttgctgatgttgttgttgtccaaaTAGAGCGTATCTATGAAGGTCAAGTTTCCGAACGTGTAGTCGGGAATATACGAGAGCCGATTCTTGCCGAGGATTACCGAGCGCAGGTTCGGGTAAGGCATGAGCGACATCGGCGGCAGCCTAGAAATGTCATTCCCACCTGAAGAAGGCCAAAAGGTGAGAACGAAAGATTTAGTTGAACTTTCACTTATACTTAATCTTTGCCAAATTCAGTTAATTACGTATGAGATAACCCCATTGCCTAATTgaatatgaatattttttttcaatcagggAAAGATTAAGCCAAAAACACTCATACCAAAATCAAGATAGTGAACTGTTGGCTCAATCCCAGCAGGCAGTTCGGTGAGTCTGGCCTCGTGACACCACACGTGACGTACGACGCAGTAGCAGGGGTCTGGACACGCATGCGCGAGGCTCAATATCGTCACTAATGGCAACAGGAACAGCAGTCTTGCACGTGGCATGGTGGACAAAACGTTCAACAGGAAACCTGTGAAAATATAACTTTGTGTAAAGTGACCAACAAAAAGGCATGCAGAATACCAAGCAACTTTTGAGTATACCGTTCTGTGTACGCAGCAATTATCGTTATCTACCAACAGCGTTTATTTAGTCCTTCTACCGTTCTCAAGAAAATAGTGACTGGTTTTAAGGACGCTGTAACGTTCAGATAGATCAGAAAATTTACTTCCGGTCGTCATGGAGTttgctaatacccccctcacattaggcgcgattcgatcggaagactagtttacgagctctaaatgacatttttgtgagtaagacgtccggtgttctcacgatcatcttgcgatttttagggatcgccggcaattttcaggagtcttacgacggtcgcggtgcagcgaaacatgttcttaacataagcgacaagtcgcaggagatctccgagatcgcagagctcgttaccgagtcgcagatcgtgcgtgcaaatcgtgcgtacttcgcaagggtatcggacaatagtcttgcgtcaatccaacgattgaagaccgataggcgagtacagacatagttattaatcatcgagcgcaaatcggatggcgaacgcccgttagtcgggcgacgttcgggcgacgttcacccgacttccgattgtttacaaatattgaatttctgggaatgtgagggtaattctaacattgtggcccctgtggcagtatgtaggctggctttgtgacacactttccttgcttgtgtcatttctatcaTGCCCGCGCAtttcattcattggttaaaaagattccgacaacaaaataagcaacatttattgatctcttgccttttttgaggaacgttttgtgttccttgtccgcgtgcaagaggtcatgggaggttcattatcatagatttattcaccgtcgatcgcacgaggctcgcttatatgtgaggaggacagattttgggcgaaaattacgcaagaccatcttaagatcttaaaatcagccgaccttcctgcgatcgcgaagtacgtccgaagatcgtatataatgtgaggggggtataaccacGGTACGAGAAGAGATGGGTGGGCCGGATACAACCATTCGTCCACttgatatttgtatgttagaatttagattatctaCTTGTATTTATACCAccttcattcatttcatgtatctagtctttggtcacttgcaattagccccatgagCATGAATTTGCAAGAAAACACTATTTACAACCTTAGTCACGTTTTCCTCCCACTGTatgaagcgccacctagcaatGCAATTAGAAGTACCTAGCAATGCAATTAGAAGTCACTAATGCAGTCGGTACTGCCCTGATGTTGCAATTGGTCCAACTATTCGCGGGCCcgtaacatctgtttggagactgCGTCAAGTTTGAGATCCCCAGCAAGTGTGACAAATGACAAGACCCCCTAGGCGGACTACTTGGTCTCACAAGTTGAAACCTTATCACATCAGGCACCGCTGTTGGAAACACAAATGTTACACCGTGAGACACCACAAGTCCAACCAACTGTCGTCCCCATCATCTATTTCGAATACCACTCAGTATTTGGTGCATAGCGTTATTTTTAGGAAAGGAAACTATCTCCATTTGAATGACGACAAAGTattaaatgtacaatgtattgtcCACTATATGCCACGCTCGTCGAACCTCCAACCGCGTTGCTTCCGTAAGAAACGCTTATCAACTGTAACAAAGAGAATTCTATATTTGAGGCCAAGTATTATGATACGTTCTAACAGTTCAATCTTGCAATATTCTTTAATTTCTTCAGAGAGGTGAGCACATTTTTAAACAATCTAGTGGCAACTACCTGACCCAGTATGATTTTGTTTCATTCCAAATTATTCCGTTCTGAGAGATCTAGCTACCTTACGTCGTTACAGAAGTCTATAATCCCTACACCCACTATCCTCTATCGTCAGTCAGATAAAGTGCACACACATGGactaactgtacatgtaactgattTGCTCGTGCTTACCTATTAACATCTACTGGCGTCGATTGTACAACGACCAAATGTCTGCCTGCCAGTACTAGCCTGCCAGTGGCGTGTGCTACAGCACACAAACTCGTAGCAGATGGTTTACAATAAACAAAAGGAAACTAGGGCAAATCGCTACCAAGGGGCGTGACTTTGTGTAAGATCCTGCAGAGTAAAATGATAGATTGTACACACTGTGGATTATTGCTACATATGCATTATTATTGGACTATTGCTGCATATACATtgcccaaaatgttttgttaggTTGCCGCGTTCAAAAGATAGAACACACAGTTAACGATCGAATAAATGAGATTTCCTGGCTTACAACAGTTTACAATTGATTTACTACTCATATGATTTAACATCATAAGCTATATGTAAGTAAAGAAACGAGAACCAATTGTGTTCCCGATTTAAGAGACCTTATCAGACACCTTATAATGTTACCTACAGTCCATTTCACTACTGTGTGGGATATGAACTCTGCCTTAGGGTCATTCGAGGAACTCTTTATTAAACACTGAGGAAACAGGTATGTTTATCGTCTGGATGATATAACTTGCACTTCCTCGTGTTCGTTCACCATCGACTGAAGTTAACCTGGTGAGAGGTCGTCAGTACAAATCTCTGAGCAGATTCGTGGAGGCACACTTTTACTGACGTCTGTCTCTCTTCCTGACgtctaatgctagttcaccttcagCCTATATCCATTGGGTTTGAAAACACGGTATTTATGGGTGATTTTTCATGGATATCAAGACGACGAAATAGTGGTATTTtggaaatgttgcaatttgGAACCAGTTGACTATGTACCATTCTACAGCTGCCTCTCTCGCTTTCTGATGTTTCCCTCTGATCTCAATTGTTTTTTGCTGTCCCACTCATTCTTTAGGGGCTCATCTTGTTATTTATCTTTCATTTTAAGCCAACGAAATAACATTTTCATCGTCCTGAGAGGTCCTGAGACGAAAGAACGGGCTCTGGAGACAGCCATGTAACagtttaatctccaagtagatgttgtggcggcataaaatagtatcataagctggggaaggagtttagcctaCTAAGCCGTCAAAGGAGTTCATTAGCCACCGCGGTGGCCAATGCTTacgatactgtcttatgccaccgcaagatctgcttggagattaaaggcagggctgtctccaggacccgtccttttgtttgatctgcttggagattacccctCTCCCAGCTCTCGCACTGTGCCACATGTCTCTCCACATGCTAGACGACGGCTGACCACACGCCCACTAAGCCGGAGGTAAACAGTGATGTGACCAGGTCAACACGTCTGGATCACATTTATTAGCCGCCGTCTCGGATACTCCCCCACCCCAGAGCGATCATTACTAAGCAAATCAAAGCAAACCCGGGGGTTCAGTTTCTGGTAATGAGTTTGTCGGTTTCATTTCaacttagtctctaccagactctcgCCTGGCTGGCTGAATAGTAGTAGGGGACATTGGCCAAGTTCGGAATTAAAGCGTAGTAGAAGTGAACTGATAACGATAgtctgcaaaagactgactgaaatcccatggtaACTTTTTTGTCCCTATTTGACCAAtatcttctcttttgtcattcAGCTGACAGTCTTTGGAGCCTATTTTCAACTAAGTAAGTGACTAGCATAGTCAAGAATatcaaaagaagaaagaatGCATGCAAGGCTAAAGTTTATATCAAACTTGTTTCTAACACCTTTTAAGTTTAATTTGTGGCGATTGGAACCGTTCAAACTTGCGGTGTAATATATCGTCAGATATTGCCATATGACAGGACAAAGATACATACAAGTTTCTGATGAGATTGTTGTAAGAAGGGTGTTGTCTGAAGTTCTGGAAACACATGGCGTCTCTATCAAGGTGTTTCAACAGTTGcatataataatgatatattAAGTCTAGAACTAGCTATTCGGGAGCAATGCCAAGTATGATGGTCTTAAGCTTCTGGGCAGAGTGACGAAAGTTTTAGAATTACTTCAATTCTAAGGTAAGATATGGGATAACTTTGGCTGTTGGCCAGTAAAATTTTCTTTATGATGGACGAGATTAAAGCTTTTGAGTCTACGCGTGTGCCTTATGGTAGTGACGACCACTGCTGAGAGAGTTTTTAAAAGAAGAATCCGTCTGACTAACCTGCATTAGGGTGCCCTATTTTTTGTCTCAAATGTCGGTGATCGCGCTAACCGTCCTCTTAAACAGTCCAATGCGAGGCCGAGTTGGAAGTCTAGATCATTTTATACATTGTTGAAGATTGAAAGGCTATGAAATCAAAATACTGTCTTATCTTagttaaaaatgacaaaatgtttAGACGACTTACTGAGACCGGCGACGGTTGGGAAGTCCTCTGCAGACCCGTTAGGTTAGCACTGCCCCTGCACGAGTTTCCTCCACTGCACGTCTACCTGGAGGGACAAAC
Coding sequences within it:
- the LOC118424018 gene encoding chondroadherin-like protein; the encoded protein is MPRARLLFLLPLVTILSLAHACPDPCYCVVRHVWCHEARLTELPAGIEPTVHYLDFGGNDISRLPPMSLMPYPNLRSVILGKNRLSYIPDYTFGNLTFIDTLYLDNNNISKVAENGFKGLGGLRTLGLSGNRLTEVPSVALRQVRNLRHLDLSDNNIHNLVQHSFADVPFLETLNLSSNCIERIDRESICSLRRMKYLDLSNACLYQVPRQALVRLDQLQSLNLAGNNLKRISVFAFGAQTYLKSLDLSMNKITYVSPDAFINGCSLQKLSLQGNSLSAVPTKAFKPMKNLENVQLGHNRIRRVAPGELDGVPTVKVLGLDGNQIRSVSSRLLTRLPRFQALDISDNPLSCDCNLDKFLRWADRKLISVTHSEAGWRPYRQTCDAAATAAPVPEQEPCPAQCRCLRGPFSFCGASDTAAQYVSVTCNRQGPWELASVPSGLPTRTRNLYLDGNKIAVVREEQLLGVPELEALSLQKNQLTEVPTDALRAVPNLKYLLLANNPISEVPAFAFAWVPGLTSLNLANTSLTAVPSKALRLPQNLTTLQISGYIKRLKAVNFVGMSSLEILVMDHNCFKSIDDETFEPLVKLVRLGLSNACLRDIPVLQLERLPQLLYLDLSKNSIADVLDGAFISNPRLRELNLANNEISQIASSAFVGLAELQKLDMRHNRLPSVHMDALLAMAGNLEILDYSFNRIRKVPDLSVMPQLTEVYLDHNELGYLNTSYGREKDILYHPVELLSLDYNPLICDCRARDLRRWMDSKQIDLSPLRGFQGTWCAAPERLYGRSLKSVFPGELCLNGQDKRTRYQTEPQPFFPTSGIHDEISTLLDQVLGREDEKPESDQSEVSASDGSQSEESKGTPQSSVDQVMSRLRDLSSRMSKIDGLLARLRKKPQQRSRR